In one window of Lewinella sp. 4G2 DNA:
- a CDS encoding SDR family NAD(P)-dependent oxidoreductase: MLDQFDLSGKTALVTGCKRGIGFAMAVGLAEAGADVIGVSASLEASGSKIAEAVEELGRQFTAYQCDFSDRKALYAFIERVKSDYGTPDILVNNAGTILREPAATHPDEYWDKVIEVNQTAQFVLAREFGRDMIERGSGKVIFTASLLTFQGGITVPGYAASKGAIGQLTMALSNEWAGKGVQVNAIAPGYIATDNTQALQDNQERSSAILGRIPTGRWGQPEDFKGPTVFLASSAANYVSGAVLLVDGGWMGR, translated from the coding sequence ATCCTTGACCAATTTGACCTTTCCGGCAAGACGGCACTCGTTACTGGCTGCAAGCGCGGCATTGGTTTTGCCATGGCCGTCGGTCTCGCGGAAGCGGGCGCGGACGTCATCGGTGTCTCCGCCAGCCTCGAGGCGAGTGGCTCCAAGATTGCTGAGGCCGTGGAAGAGCTGGGCCGCCAGTTCACAGCTTACCAGTGTGACTTCAGCGACCGGAAGGCCCTCTACGCCTTCATCGAGCGCGTAAAGTCGGACTACGGCACGCCAGACATACTGGTCAATAACGCTGGCACCATCCTGCGGGAGCCGGCCGCTACCCACCCGGATGAATACTGGGATAAGGTGATCGAGGTAAACCAGACCGCACAGTTCGTCCTCGCCCGCGAGTTTGGCCGCGACATGATTGAGCGCGGCAGTGGCAAGGTGATTTTCACCGCTTCCCTGCTGACCTTTCAGGGTGGCATCACCGTCCCTGGCTACGCCGCTTCCAAGGGGGCGATTGGGCAACTCACCATGGCACTCTCCAACGAATGGGCCGGTAAGGGCGTCCAGGTCAACGCCATCGCGCCGGGCTACATCGCTACCGATAATACCCAGGCGCTGCAAGACAACCAAGAACGCAGCTCCGCCATCCTCGGCCGCATCCCGACCGGGCGCTGGGGGCAACCGGAAGATTTCAAAGGCCCAACCGTATTCCTGGCCAGTAGCGCAGCCAATTACGTAAGCGGCGCCGTCCTCCTGGTAGACGGTGGCTGGATGGGCCGTTAA
- a CDS encoding sugar kinase codes for MPRIVTFGEIMLRLSPPGWKRFSQASSFEVIYGGGESNVAVSLANYGMDSRFVTRLPKNDLGDCALNSLRGRGVDTDFVVRGGDRLGIYFLETGAMQRGSKVVYDRDHSGMATIVPGEIDWDAVFTDVDWFHWTGITPALSQSAADACLEACKVASAKGVTISTDLNYRKKLWNYGKSPQEVMPALVELCDVILGNEEDAEKHFDIHPESVDVTKGDTMDPEAYLPVCKALMKRFPKAKKVITTLRGSISASHNTWSGVMWDGEKMYTAPTYQLSHIVDRVGGGDSFMGGLIYSLQTWPDDDDKALRFAVAASALKHSIFGDANLATVDEVMSLMGGDGSGRVSR; via the coding sequence ATGCCACGCATCGTAACCTTCGGCGAGATCATGCTTCGCCTCAGCCCTCCCGGCTGGAAACGCTTTTCCCAAGCCAGCTCCTTCGAAGTCATTTACGGCGGCGGCGAATCTAACGTAGCCGTCTCCCTGGCGAATTACGGAATGGACAGCCGCTTCGTCACTCGCCTCCCCAAGAACGACTTGGGTGACTGTGCCCTCAATTCCCTCCGCGGGCGCGGGGTGGATACGGACTTCGTCGTGCGCGGCGGCGACCGCCTGGGTATTTACTTTCTTGAAACCGGTGCCATGCAGCGCGGCTCCAAGGTGGTCTACGACCGTGACCATTCCGGCATGGCCACCATCGTACCCGGAGAAATTGACTGGGATGCCGTCTTCACCGACGTCGATTGGTTCCACTGGACGGGCATTACCCCCGCCCTCAGCCAGTCCGCCGCCGACGCCTGTCTCGAAGCCTGTAAAGTGGCCAGCGCGAAGGGGGTGACCATCTCCACCGACCTCAACTACCGCAAGAAACTGTGGAATTACGGCAAATCCCCCCAAGAGGTAATGCCCGCGCTCGTGGAACTTTGCGACGTCATCCTCGGCAACGAAGAAGACGCGGAGAAGCACTTCGACATTCACCCCGAATCCGTCGACGTGACCAAGGGAGATACGATGGACCCGGAAGCCTACCTCCCCGTCTGTAAGGCGCTGATGAAGCGCTTCCCCAAAGCCAAAAAGGTCATCACTACCCTCCGCGGTTCTATCTCCGCCAGCCACAATACCTGGTCCGGCGTCATGTGGGACGGCGAAAAGATGTACACCGCCCCAACCTACCAACTCAGCCACATCGTAGACCGCGTTGGCGGTGGCGACAGCTTCATGGGTGGCCTCATTTACAGCCTTCAGACCTGGCCGGACGATGACGATAAAGCCCTTCGGTTTGCCGTCGCCGCTTCCGCGCTCAAGCACTCCATCTTTGGGGACGCCAACCTGGCGACCGTCGACGAAGTCATGAGCCTCATGGGTGGCGACGGTTCTGGGCGGGTTAGCCGTTGA
- a CDS encoding glycoside hydrolase family 3 N-terminal domain-containing protein, which yields MKPYLLFILISLLAACGEGDSMADDTPAYRNPELEVEDRVSDLLARMTVEEKVAQMRIFHANKGIKIDSAGQLSLEGDTEERLRLGIAGIKNPGEHNDPVAAAKGNNALQRYIIEHNRLGIPALFITESYNGVDAAGCTKFGRPITSAASWDPELTRRQWSVVGNEARLRGMHMCHSPEADVVRDPRFGRMSEAFGEDTYLVTQNVVAAIKGVQGDYVGLGEGTHIGAVAKHFAGYGQVLGGTNFAAIEISPRTLIDEIFPPFEAAVREARTLGVMASHGDLNGVASHANPWLLTEVLRDEWGFTGYTVSDANDIGRLHYFMGVAETPEDAALLALKAGMDVDLYADDAYALLPELVTANPELEAFLDRSAGRVLRTKFILGLFDNPYVDVAETERRVRQASSLALAREADEASIVLLKNEDKALPLAANFRGRVALLGPILRETTLEQFERIMPGVDFVAEQGFPLTDEQRAVPKINQDTELGTRKLLSLARGADVNILFLGGDEHTAKEGFFRNALGDRASIDPVGPQGELLRRVKALGKPTIVVYTHRRTLSINEFDEHADAILDGWDLSEFGDEAMAKMIFGLAVPSGKCPATVPRTIGQLPFHYSGKKINEKKGYLFMENGPLYPFGHGLSYANFVYSNARANGTVMTPSESFSVSVDVTNTGKVAGKEVIQLYLTDQIGSVTRPAKELKGFEKILLQPGETRTVTFAIDPSMLEFTRLDMTKGLETGDYTVLLGTSSVAGETIEFRLEVE from the coding sequence ATGAAGCCTTATTTATTATTTATTCTGATATCGCTGCTTGCTGCCTGTGGGGAGGGCGATTCAATGGCGGATGACACCCCGGCCTACCGCAACCCCGAGCTGGAAGTGGAGGATCGGGTCAGTGATTTGCTCGCCAGAATGACCGTGGAGGAGAAGGTGGCTCAGATGCGCATCTTCCACGCTAATAAGGGAATTAAAATTGATAGCGCCGGCCAATTAAGCTTGGAGGGCGATACGGAAGAGCGCCTCCGCCTGGGGATTGCCGGCATTAAAAACCCGGGAGAACACAATGATCCGGTGGCTGCGGCGAAGGGGAATAATGCCCTGCAACGCTACATTATTGAGCATAACCGCTTGGGGATACCCGCGCTGTTCATCACGGAGAGTTATAATGGCGTCGATGCGGCGGGATGCACGAAATTTGGCCGGCCGATCACCTCGGCGGCGAGTTGGGACCCCGAACTGACTCGGCGGCAGTGGTCCGTGGTGGGCAACGAAGCCCGGTTGCGGGGGATGCACATGTGCCACAGCCCGGAGGCCGACGTCGTCCGCGACCCCCGGTTTGGCCGGATGAGTGAAGCCTTCGGTGAGGACACCTACCTGGTGACCCAAAACGTAGTGGCCGCGATCAAGGGCGTGCAGGGCGACTACGTTGGCCTGGGGGAAGGAACCCACATCGGTGCGGTTGCCAAGCATTTTGCCGGATACGGGCAGGTACTGGGTGGGACGAATTTTGCGGCTATTGAGATCAGCCCCCGGACCTTGATCGACGAGATCTTTCCGCCCTTCGAAGCCGCCGTGCGGGAGGCCCGTACCCTCGGCGTGATGGCCAGCCACGGCGACCTGAACGGGGTGGCCAGCCACGCCAACCCCTGGCTCCTCACCGAAGTGCTGCGCGACGAGTGGGGATTTACCGGCTATACCGTTTCGGATGCTAACGACATCGGCCGGCTCCACTACTTCATGGGCGTGGCCGAAACACCGGAAGACGCCGCCCTCCTGGCGCTGAAGGCGGGGATGGACGTAGACCTTTACGCGGACGACGCTTACGCTTTGCTACCGGAACTGGTTACCGCCAATCCGGAGTTGGAGGCATTCCTGGACCGGTCCGCCGGGCGCGTATTGCGTACGAAGTTCATCCTTGGTCTCTTTGACAACCCGTACGTCGACGTGGCGGAAACCGAGCGCCGAGTGCGCCAGGCCTCCAGCCTTGCTCTGGCCCGGGAGGCTGATGAGGCGTCGATCGTACTGTTGAAGAATGAGGATAAGGCCCTGCCATTAGCCGCTAACTTTCGTGGCCGGGTAGCCTTGCTGGGCCCCATTCTCCGGGAAACCACCCTGGAGCAATTTGAGCGCATCATGCCCGGGGTTGATTTCGTCGCCGAGCAAGGGTTCCCGCTTACGGATGAGCAGCGGGCAGTGCCAAAGATTAACCAGGATACGGAATTAGGCACGCGGAAACTCCTCAGCCTGGCGCGCGGTGCCGACGTCAATATTCTCTTTCTGGGGGGTGACGAACATACCGCTAAGGAAGGTTTCTTCAGAAATGCGTTGGGGGACCGGGCCAGTATTGACCCCGTGGGCCCGCAGGGAGAATTGCTCCGCCGCGTGAAAGCCCTCGGGAAGCCGACCATCGTAGTCTATACCCACCGGCGGACGCTTTCCATCAACGAATTTGACGAGCACGCGGATGCCATCCTGGACGGGTGGGACCTCAGTGAGTTTGGTGACGAAGCGATGGCGAAGATGATCTTTGGCCTGGCCGTCCCCAGCGGAAAATGCCCCGCTACCGTGCCGCGCACTATTGGTCAGCTTCCCTTTCACTATTCGGGCAAAAAGATCAATGAAAAGAAGGGGTACTTATTCATGGAGAACGGACCACTGTATCCCTTCGGCCACGGCTTGAGTTACGCCAACTTCGTGTACTCAAACGCAAGGGCTAATGGAACGGTGATGACTCCATCCGAATCTTTCTCCGTTAGTGTGGACGTGACGAACACCGGTAAAGTCGCCGGAAAGGAGGTTATTCAGCTGTACCTGACTGATCAGATTGGCAGCGTCACCCGCCCGGCGAAAGAGTTGAAAGGTTTTGAAAAGATCCTGCTCCAGCCCGGTGAAACGCGGACGGTTACTTTCGCTATTGACCCATCCATGCTAGAATTTACCCGGCTTGACATGACCAAGGGGCTAGAGACGGGAGATTATACCGTGCTGCTAGGCACTTCTTCGGTAGCAGGTGAGACTATTGAATTTCGCCTGGAGGTGGAGTAG
- a CDS encoding glycosyl hydrolase has protein sequence MKYFFLIVALFLCLLTLPSCTGGETINIARPEAPSGEELAQNFQSPPASAKPKTWFHAMSGNMSKEGLTKDLESLAEVGIGGLLLFNVSQGIPVGDVVYNSGEHHEMLAHAAAESERLGLTFGVHNCDGWSSSGGPWVTPEQSMKMLVYSETVISYADTDTVSLSQPTTRENYYEDIAVVAYPSLGSEVEDFTRKPTITASDASYPVELISDGRIDADHRLGEKGATPWLQFYFKKPARIRSAAATFTDRKVTVTLQASWDEGRTWQDQRELQKVRTGKGEWAVNDHFDVIESRYFRMQFSESVRLREASLYRNYLVDNPLGRTAMARTEDAKFNPIGNPAAITKIDPATVVDLTDRMDSNGLLTYNFPPGHWTVLRFGQTSTGAFNNPASWEGRGLEVDKMSRPAFKTHYDAFIRQVVDNSGPVAPNALQYVEIDSYEAGGQNWTTGFDSIFRARKGYDLIPFLPLLAGRFMGADAGAKVRGKQNVAAAVLYDFREVVTNLITENYYEYFTELCHADGLRTYVEPYGFGPLNDLDIGGTCDLPMGEFWMNREMTMVESAVSAAHIYGKPIVSAESFTSRPEINWKGNPAMAKVSGDKAWARGINEFMFHRFAHQANPHVTPGMTMNRWGFHFDRTQTWWTNAGADWFRYIARGSYLLRQGHPVADLMIFVGDGTPNSYFDWDDFDPAIPKWLNYDNVNADVLLNRTGLEDGAITLPEGGRYPLLALKNCDHLSLATLRRLVEIAESGVTVIGEKPTDLAGYGHKEEDYEAFRDLADQLERHLQPARDWEGLMTSRNLQPDLKLTSADSLIYEHRRVGDTEIYFLVNTSKDSVSYALTTRTIGKQPERWDPMTGKISGVARYRHNPTTTDLRLDLDGEESIFLVFRDAPVAGPVISPDQLTEPGIEAFLRNPKNGKIAAKMTANKIYEIELNDGQRVALGAAGIVPVRTLTRPWEVTFREEDGFGSTLPFAELTDWKDHPDERVRYYSGTATYRTTFSLAAEPATAWELDLGEVDNVARIRLNGQDLGVQWMKPFRVDISQALRPGENELVIEVTNLWSNRLIGEERYPKQDGGYRMASYHPKIKMPRWYVDNEPVPPGPRTTFTTADFYDANDPLVPSGLKGPVRIIPYQERIIAPAAAPE, from the coding sequence TTGAAGTATTTCTTCCTCATTGTTGCCCTTTTTCTTTGCTTGCTGACGTTACCCTCGTGCACGGGAGGCGAGACTATAAATATAGCGCGGCCGGAAGCGCCATCGGGGGAAGAACTCGCCCAAAATTTCCAATCTCCACCCGCCTCCGCCAAGCCCAAGACCTGGTTCCACGCCATGTCGGGCAATATGAGCAAGGAAGGCCTGACGAAGGACCTTGAAAGCCTCGCCGAAGTCGGCATCGGTGGCCTGTTGCTCTTCAACGTCAGCCAGGGCATCCCGGTGGGTGACGTGGTGTACAACTCCGGGGAGCACCACGAAATGCTGGCCCACGCCGCGGCCGAATCCGAGCGGCTGGGGCTGACCTTTGGCGTCCACAACTGTGATGGCTGGAGCAGCAGCGGTGGGCCGTGGGTGACGCCGGAGCAATCAATGAAAATGCTGGTGTACAGTGAAACGGTGATCAGCTACGCCGATACTGATACCGTATCGCTCAGCCAGCCGACTACCCGCGAAAATTACTACGAAGACATCGCCGTTGTTGCCTACCCAAGCCTGGGTAGTGAAGTAGAAGATTTTACCCGTAAGCCTACCATCACCGCTTCGGACGCCAGCTATCCCGTTGAATTGATAAGCGACGGCCGGATTGACGCGGATCATCGCTTGGGCGAGAAGGGCGCCACGCCGTGGTTGCAATTCTATTTCAAAAAACCAGCTCGCATTCGGTCGGCTGCGGCCACTTTTACCGACCGCAAGGTAACGGTAACGCTTCAGGCGTCCTGGGACGAAGGGCGGACCTGGCAAGACCAACGGGAATTACAGAAAGTCCGGACCGGAAAGGGAGAATGGGCGGTGAACGATCACTTCGACGTCATCGAGTCGCGCTATTTCCGGATGCAGTTCAGTGAAAGTGTACGTCTTCGGGAAGCATCGCTTTACCGCAATTATCTTGTCGATAATCCCCTCGGCCGCACCGCCATGGCGCGCACGGAGGACGCAAAATTTAACCCCATCGGGAACCCTGCGGCGATAACAAAAATAGATCCCGCTACCGTAGTCGACCTTACGGACCGTATGGATTCGAACGGATTGCTCACTTACAATTTCCCTCCCGGCCATTGGACGGTGCTCCGTTTCGGGCAGACCAGCACCGGCGCCTTCAACAACCCCGCCAGTTGGGAGGGCCGCGGGCTGGAGGTCGATAAAATGAGCCGCCCCGCCTTCAAGACCCACTACGACGCCTTCATCCGCCAGGTCGTTGATAATAGCGGGCCCGTCGCGCCAAACGCCTTGCAGTACGTCGAAATCGACAGTTACGAAGCCGGTGGCCAGAACTGGACGACCGGTTTTGATTCCATCTTCCGGGCGCGTAAAGGCTACGATCTTATTCCTTTCCTCCCCCTCTTAGCGGGTCGGTTCATGGGCGCTGACGCGGGTGCCAAGGTGAGGGGCAAGCAAAACGTGGCAGCCGCCGTCCTCTACGACTTCCGTGAGGTAGTGACCAATCTCATCACCGAAAACTACTACGAGTACTTTACCGAACTCTGCCACGCCGACGGTCTCCGAACTTACGTGGAACCCTACGGCTTCGGGCCACTCAACGACCTGGATATTGGCGGGACCTGCGACCTCCCGATGGGTGAGTTCTGGATGAACCGGGAAATGACGATGGTTGAAAGTGCCGTCTCCGCCGCTCACATCTACGGTAAGCCAATTGTTTCAGCGGAATCTTTCACTTCCCGGCCAGAGATCAACTGGAAGGGGAACCCCGCCATGGCGAAGGTCAGTGGGGATAAGGCCTGGGCGAGGGGCATTAACGAATTTATGTTCCACCGCTTCGCCCACCAGGCCAACCCGCACGTCACGCCGGGGATGACGATGAACCGCTGGGGCTTCCACTTCGACCGTACCCAGACCTGGTGGACCAACGCCGGTGCGGACTGGTTTCGGTACATCGCCCGGGGGAGTTACCTCCTCCGCCAGGGCCACCCCGTCGCCGACCTGATGATCTTCGTTGGGGACGGTACCCCTAATTCCTATTTCGACTGGGACGACTTCGACCCGGCCATCCCCAAATGGCTCAACTACGATAACGTGAACGCCGACGTACTCCTGAACCGAACTGGGTTGGAGGACGGCGCCATCACCCTCCCCGAAGGTGGGCGCTACCCCCTCCTCGCCCTCAAGAATTGTGACCACCTCAGCCTGGCGACCCTGCGGCGGCTCGTGGAGATCGCGGAAAGCGGGGTGACGGTCATTGGCGAAAAGCCAACCGACCTGGCTGGATACGGGCACAAAGAGGAGGATTACGAAGCGTTCCGCGACCTGGCCGATCAGCTCGAACGGCATCTCCAACCCGCCCGCGATTGGGAAGGCCTGATGACTAGCCGCAACCTCCAACCCGATTTAAAACTCACTTCCGCCGATAGCCTGATCTACGAACACCGCCGGGTGGGAGATACGGAGATCTACTTCTTAGTCAATACCAGTAAGGATTCCGTCAGCTACGCCCTCACTACCCGTACCATAGGCAAGCAACCGGAGCGCTGGGACCCGATGACCGGAAAGATCAGTGGCGTCGCCCGCTACCGGCACAACCCCACCACGACGGACCTCCGGCTGGACCTGGATGGTGAGGAATCCATCTTCCTCGTGTTTCGAGATGCCCCCGTCGCCGGGCCGGTCATCAGCCCGGATCAGCTGACGGAACCAGGCATTGAAGCCTTTTTACGCAACCCGAAGAACGGGAAAATTGCGGCCAAAATGACGGCGAACAAGATCTACGAGATTGAACTCAACGACGGTCAGCGCGTGGCCCTCGGCGCGGCGGGGATCGTTCCGGTGCGGACCCTGACCAGACCCTGGGAGGTCACCTTCCGGGAAGAGGATGGCTTTGGGTCGACGCTCCCCTTCGCGGAGCTTACCGACTGGAAGGACCACCCGGACGAACGCGTCCGGTATTACTCCGGCACGGCTACTTACCGGACAACTTTCTCCCTTGCCGCCGAACCCGCCACGGCCTGGGAGCTCGACCTGGGTGAGGTGGACAACGTAGCGCGTATCCGCCTCAACGGTCAGGACCTGGGGGTGCAGTGGATGAAGCCTTTCCGCGTAGACATTAGCCAGGCCCTGCGCCCCGGAGAGAACGAATTAGTGATCGAGGTGACCAATTTGTGGAGTAACCGCCTTATCGGGGAGGAGCGTTACCCCAAACAGGATGGTGGCTACCGCATGGCCAGTTACCACCCCAAGATCAAAATGCCCCGGTGGTACGTCGACAACGAACCGGTGCCACCCGGCCCCCGAACCACCTTCACTACCGCCGACTTTTACGATGCCAATGACCCGCTCGTTCCGTCCGGACTAAAGGGTCCGGTACGCATCATTCCGTATCAGGAACGAATCATTGCACCTGCGGCAGCGCCCGAATGA
- the kduI gene encoding 5-dehydro-4-deoxy-D-glucuronate isomerase gives MITRYGVHFDHFKTFTTDQTRDEFLAEGVMQDGKIELVYSHYDRFIFGGAVPTSSALELPNDDDLRAEYFLERRELGVLNLGGAGKVVVDGTTYDLARFDCLYVGRGSKSVTFSSDAAGEPAKFYLNSAPAHKEYPTTKATQAEANKVELGDDAHANNRVLFQYIHEGGIQSCQLVMGWTELLPGNIWNTFPPHTHERRMEVYLYFDIPGEELVMHFMGKPDETRHLAVRNFEAVISPPWSIHSGAGTSAYRFVWGMAGENQAFTDMDAAPLSEVR, from the coding sequence ATGATCACGCGCTACGGAGTCCATTTCGACCACTTTAAGACCTTCACTACCGACCAAACCCGTGATGAATTCCTGGCGGAAGGCGTGATGCAGGACGGTAAGATTGAGCTCGTTTACTCCCACTACGATCGCTTCATCTTCGGTGGTGCGGTACCCACCTCCAGCGCGCTGGAGCTCCCCAACGATGACGACCTGCGGGCCGAATACTTTTTGGAGCGCCGCGAACTGGGCGTCCTCAACCTCGGTGGAGCCGGTAAAGTAGTCGTCGACGGCACGACCTACGATCTTGCCCGGTTCGACTGCCTTTACGTTGGCCGCGGCAGTAAGTCCGTTACCTTCAGTAGTGATGCCGCCGGCGAACCCGCCAAATTCTACCTCAACTCCGCACCCGCGCACAAGGAATATCCCACTACCAAAGCTACCCAGGCGGAAGCCAATAAAGTGGAGCTGGGTGACGACGCCCACGCTAACAACCGCGTCCTCTTCCAGTACATCCACGAGGGCGGTATTCAGAGCTGCCAACTGGTGATGGGTTGGACGGAACTCCTCCCCGGCAACATCTGGAACACCTTCCCGCCCCACACCCACGAGCGGCGGATGGAGGTCTACCTCTACTTCGACATCCCCGGCGAAGAACTCGTCATGCACTTCATGGGCAAGCCCGACGAGACGCGCCACCTGGCCGTCCGCAACTTTGAGGCCGTCATCTCCCCACCGTGGAGCATCCACAGTGGAGCGGGGACGAGTGCCTACCGCTTCGTCTGGGGCATGGCCGGAGAAAACCAGGCCTTTACGGATATGGACGCTGCGCCGCTGAGTGAAGTGCGCTAA
- a CDS encoding bifunctional 4-hydroxy-2-oxoglutarate aldolase/2-dehydro-3-deoxy-phosphogluconate aldolase, with product MNRLDVYRTVMDQGLVPLAYLADIDKAKKVIDAVYAGGVRSFEFTNRGIGAHKVFDAVAEHCRENYADLALGVGSVVDAPTAALYIALGADFMVSPMLVEELAPLCNRRKVAWMPGCFTPTEIGTAESLGAEIVKIFPGNAVAKGFIKSLLAPSPKTNVMVTGGVAPNAENLSRWFKEGAVAVGMGSGLLRSDLIANNDFKAMQELAKTCLDLVAEARM from the coding sequence ATGAATAGATTAGACGTTTACCGCACGGTAATGGATCAGGGCTTGGTCCCCCTAGCTTACCTGGCGGATATTGATAAAGCTAAAAAGGTAATTGACGCGGTGTACGCTGGTGGCGTCCGCAGTTTTGAATTCACCAACCGGGGCATTGGCGCCCACAAAGTTTTTGACGCCGTAGCTGAGCACTGCCGCGAGAATTATGCGGACCTCGCTCTTGGTGTAGGCTCCGTCGTTGACGCCCCCACGGCAGCCCTTTACATTGCGCTTGGCGCTGACTTCATGGTGAGCCCTATGCTCGTTGAGGAGTTGGCCCCACTGTGTAACCGCCGCAAAGTGGCTTGGATGCCCGGTTGCTTCACCCCCACTGAAATCGGCACCGCAGAGAGCCTGGGCGCAGAAATCGTAAAGATCTTCCCCGGTAACGCCGTGGCGAAAGGTTTTATCAAATCCCTGCTTGCCCCCTCCCCTAAGACCAACGTCATGGTAACGGGCGGCGTCGCCCCCAATGCGGAGAACCTGAGCCGTTGGTTCAAGGAAGGCGCCGTTGCCGTTGGGATGGGTTCCGGCCTACTACGTAGCGACCTGATAGCCAACAACGACTTCAAAGCGATGCAGGAGTTGGCTAAGACTTGCTTGGACTTGGTGGCGGAGGCGCGGATGTAG
- a CDS encoding NUDIX domain-containing protein, producing MNIKPTTLVTTKSQAFAITADCAIFGFSEGDLRVLLVRRAVEPFSGEWVLPGGAMQAKETLEETANRVLRDLVNVENVPMQQVATYSQVGRHPVRRVITCSFFALVSPESHEPIALNYLDKVMWCKLDELPTLGFDHREILDDAHEALKTELRAQPLAFHLLPANFTLKEAQEVYESILGEELDRRNFRRKILSYDFLINTEEKKPGVKGGPELYRIDDTKLEEHMN from the coding sequence GTGAATATCAAGCCCACTACCCTGGTCACCACCAAAAGCCAGGCCTTCGCCATCACGGCAGACTGCGCCATTTTCGGTTTCTCCGAAGGCGACTTACGGGTACTGCTCGTCCGCCGTGCCGTGGAGCCCTTTAGTGGCGAGTGGGTATTACCGGGTGGGGCAATGCAGGCGAAGGAAACCCTGGAAGAAACGGCTAACCGCGTTCTCCGGGATCTCGTCAACGTGGAGAACGTCCCCATGCAACAAGTGGCCACCTACAGTCAGGTGGGCCGCCACCCCGTCCGCCGGGTCATTACCTGTTCATTCTTTGCGCTCGTCAGCCCGGAAAGCCACGAACCCATTGCATTGAACTACCTCGATAAAGTAATGTGGTGCAAGCTCGACGAGCTACCCACCCTAGGCTTTGATCACCGCGAAATTCTGGACGACGCTCACGAAGCACTCAAAACAGAACTCCGGGCTCAGCCCCTCGCCTTCCACTTACTACCGGCCAACTTTACCCTTAAGGAGGCGCAGGAAGTGTACGAAAGCATCCTCGGTGAAGAACTGGACCGCCGCAACTTCCGGCGCAAGATCCTTTCCTACGACTTTCTCATCAATACGGAAGAAAAGAAACCCGGCGTCAAGGGCGGCCCGGAACTCTACCGGATCGACGATACCAAGCTCGAAGAGCATATGAACTAG
- a CDS encoding glycoside hydrolase family 105 protein, with protein MRYASYLLATLLPIFLCTCGSAPKMASPKKVETKMVAALEWQEANPIFSKDPTDWTNGAYYTGVARAYEATKNPIFLDAIEDMANRTNWETWNRPYHADDVAISYSYLVADEYRPGIMDKEPTADWIEKHLYEDNAWKSNTDPKPEKSILWWWCDALFMAPPVLVKWSNLKNDRQYLEDMHKYFVETYDLLYDQEEKLFARDTRFVWTGSPEDRKGGNGKKIFWSRGNGWVMGGLALMLEEMPRDWEHYGWYEDLFKEMSARLVEIQPADGMWRVSLLEPEAWDHGETSGTGFYTFALAWGVNNGVLDKAKYGPAVRKAWKALEEIQQADGKVTWVQNIGYDPKPASAESWQNFGTGAFLMAGSEVLKMK; from the coding sequence ATGCGTTACGCCTCTTACTTGCTAGCCACCCTCCTTCCCATCTTCCTTTGCACCTGCGGCAGCGCCCCGAAAATGGCTAGCCCGAAAAAGGTCGAAACTAAAATGGTTGCCGCCCTAGAATGGCAGGAAGCCAACCCGATCTTTTCGAAGGACCCGACGGACTGGACGAACGGTGCCTACTACACCGGCGTAGCCCGCGCGTACGAAGCCACCAAGAATCCCATTTTCCTGGATGCCATCGAGGATATGGCCAACCGAACCAACTGGGAAACTTGGAACCGCCCCTACCACGCGGACGACGTCGCCATCAGCTATTCCTACCTCGTTGCGGATGAATACCGCCCCGGCATCATGGATAAGGAGCCAACGGCAGACTGGATCGAAAAGCACCTGTACGAGGACAACGCCTGGAAATCTAACACCGACCCCAAGCCGGAAAAATCCATCCTGTGGTGGTGGTGCGACGCCCTCTTTATGGCCCCACCGGTACTGGTGAAATGGTCCAACCTGAAGAACGACCGCCAGTACCTGGAAGACATGCACAAGTACTTCGTGGAGACCTACGACCTGCTTTACGACCAGGAAGAAAAACTCTTCGCCCGTGATACCCGCTTCGTCTGGACGGGCTCCCCCGAGGACCGCAAGGGCGGCAACGGCAAGAAGATCTTCTGGAGCCGCGGCAACGGCTGGGTAATGGGCGGCCTCGCCCTCATGCTCGAGGAAATGCCCCGGGACTGGGAGCATTACGGTTGGTACGAAGATCTGTTTAAGGAAATGTCCGCGCGGCTCGTCGAGATCCAACCCGCCGACGGCATGTGGCGCGTCAGCCTTCTCGAACCCGAGGCCTGGGACCACGGCGAAACCAGCGGCACCGGGTTCTACACTTTTGCTCTAGCCTGGGGCGTCAATAACGGCGTGCTGGATAAGGCGAAGTACGGCCCGGCCGTACGCAAAGCCTGGAAAGCGCTGGAGGAGATCCAGCAGGCCGACGGTAAAGTAACCTGGGTACAGAATATTGGTTACGACCCCAAACCAGCCTCCGCGGAGAGCTGGCAGAACTTCGGCACCGGCGCCTTTTTGATGGCGGGAAGTGAGGTGCTGAAGATGAAGTAA